In one window of Gemmatimonadota bacterium DNA:
- a CDS encoding glycosyltransferase: MPALLPRVLHALAPGPAGGLESVVQMHARGWVAQGGEAAVALVLDEGADLPEPFRALADVGVRVFCHPVPHRAYLREQAQYRSVLATWRPDVVHCHGYRADLIAGRAARTAGIARVSTVHGFTGGDWKNRLYERLQLRSFRRFSGVVAVSRPIAARLVSTGVPRDRVHLIPNAWAPGLPPLARAEARVRLGVGPADRLIGWVGRLSREKAADVLLEALARVEQVAVVVGDGGERDALRQQAGALGVAGRVRWAGLVPEAGRYFSAFDCYVLSSRTEGTPIALFEAMAAGVPIVTTRVGGVPDVVGTAEALLVPPEDPAALASAIDAVFTDPGAAAARAARAAARLADEYALEPWLERHAELYRAVMARRPGDLACT; this comes from the coding sequence ATGCCTGCCTTGCTCCCCCGCGTGCTTCATGCGCTGGCCCCCGGCCCCGCCGGTGGGCTGGAAAGCGTCGTCCAGATGCACGCCAGGGGCTGGGTGGCCCAGGGTGGGGAGGCGGCTGTCGCCCTGGTCCTCGATGAGGGGGCGGACCTGCCTGAGCCCTTCCGGGCCCTGGCAGACGTCGGGGTTCGGGTGTTCTGCCACCCGGTGCCGCACCGCGCCTACCTGCGGGAGCAGGCGCAGTACCGCTCGGTCCTCGCCACTTGGCGGCCGGATGTGGTGCACTGCCACGGGTACCGAGCCGACCTGATCGCTGGCCGTGCCGCGCGGACCGCCGGGATTGCGCGGGTGAGCACGGTGCACGGCTTCACCGGCGGGGACTGGAAGAACCGCCTCTACGAGCGGCTGCAGCTACGGAGCTTCCGGCGCTTTTCCGGCGTGGTGGCGGTGTCCCGTCCTATCGCGGCCCGGTTGGTCTCCACCGGCGTGCCGCGGGACAGGGTGCACCTGATCCCGAATGCCTGGGCACCGGGGCTTCCCCCGCTCGCCCGGGCGGAAGCTCGCGTGCGGCTCGGGGTCGGCCCGGCCGACCGGCTCATCGGATGGGTGGGGCGGCTCTCGCGCGAGAAGGCGGCGGACGTGCTGCTGGAGGCCCTCGCGCGGGTGGAGCAGGTGGCCGTCGTCGTGGGCGATGGCGGTGAACGCGACGCGCTGCGGCAGCAGGCCGGAGCGCTGGGCGTGGCGGGCCGGGTCCGGTGGGCGGGGCTGGTGCCGGAGGCGGGGCGGTACTTCTCGGCCTTCGACTGCTACGTCCTCAGTTCGCGGACCGAGGGGACACCCATCGCGCTCTTCGAGGCCATGGCCGCCGGCGTGCCCATCGTCACCACCCGCGTCGGCGGCGTGCCGGATGTCGTCGGCACCGCGGAGGCGCTGCTGGTGCCGCCGGAGGATCCGGCGGCGCTCGCGTCCGCGATCGACGCCGTGTTCACCGACCCGGGCGCTGCCGCCGCGCGCGCGGCCCGCGCCGCCGCGCGCCTGGCCGACGAGTACGCCCTCGAGCCCTGGCTCGAGCGGCACGCCGAACTCTACCGCGCCGTCATGGCGCGCCGTCCCGGGGACCTGGCATGCACCTGA
- a CDS encoding sulfatase: MEESPTLGDVGALALVLGIAGGTLELLLLLSDISAASEGRLMLGAHLAWMPAVAMAVLLLLAGGLAWAVGRAWRWLGSWRALTGLLAGLAVLSGLRLLDNLLGVWTVNLVAAGIAVRAGQGLGPWLAARRRHLHRTAWGGALLVAAIAGGVIWRDRRNEARALAALPAAQAGRPNVLLLVLDTVRAMNLSVYGYARRTSPELERLAARGVVFDRAIATAPWTRPSHASMMTGRWEHELTADHLVPLDARYPTVAETLDRLGYRTGGFVANLTHTTPAAGIARGFGHYEAHLVSLPQVLVSAKLPGQLYKALPFGGWLPEARINYVRKTAADINRALLAWVDQGGDRPFFAFANYMDAHDPYRPQPPFDTLFASPTYGPMLPTRADGPGLDRPREMRPYDQAIASLDHDLGQLFAGLAARGLLERTIVIVTADHGEAFGEHGIYGHGSTLYLPMLQVPLLVAGPGVPAGLRVPAWVSLQALAPTIMALAAPDAPQPFPAAPLSHAWGAPDPAADTLYAGSRFAANNPPWYPTSKGTLHGLLAGNDLLVREADGRRELYDLATDPLTSSDLIGTPTGMARADALGAVLTAQVGPARLHTGYRPAP; the protein is encoded by the coding sequence ATGGAGGAGTCCCCTACCCTGGGGGATGTCGGGGCCCTGGCCCTGGTTCTCGGAATCGCCGGGGGGACGCTCGAGCTGCTCCTGCTGCTCAGCGATATCTCCGCGGCAAGCGAGGGGCGCCTCATGCTCGGGGCGCACCTGGCCTGGATGCCGGCGGTGGCCATGGCGGTCCTGCTGCTGCTGGCCGGGGGGCTGGCCTGGGCCGTGGGGCGGGCCTGGCGCTGGCTCGGATCGTGGCGCGCGCTCACGGGCCTCCTGGCAGGGCTGGCCGTGCTGTCAGGATTGCGGCTGCTGGACAACCTGCTGGGCGTCTGGACCGTGAACCTGGTCGCCGCGGGCATTGCCGTCCGCGCCGGGCAGGGGCTCGGCCCCTGGCTGGCCGCGCGTCGGCGGCACCTGCACCGGACTGCGTGGGGTGGCGCGCTGCTTGTGGCGGCGATCGCCGGCGGCGTCATCTGGCGGGATCGGCGCAACGAAGCGCGGGCGCTGGCCGCCCTGCCGGCCGCGCAGGCGGGGAGGCCCAACGTCCTGCTGCTGGTGCTGGACACGGTCCGCGCGATGAACCTCTCGGTGTACGGGTACGCGCGCCGCACCAGCCCGGAGCTGGAGCGGCTGGCGGCGCGCGGGGTGGTGTTCGACCGGGCGATCGCGACCGCGCCGTGGACCCGCCCCTCCCATGCGAGCATGATGACCGGGCGCTGGGAGCATGAGCTCACCGCGGACCACCTGGTGCCGCTCGACGCCCGCTACCCGACCGTGGCCGAGACGCTCGACCGGCTCGGCTACCGGACCGGCGGCTTCGTGGCCAACCTCACCCATACCACCCCGGCGGCGGGAATCGCACGGGGCTTCGGGCACTACGAGGCGCACCTGGTGTCGCTCCCGCAGGTGCTGGTGAGCGCCAAGCTGCCGGGGCAGCTCTACAAGGCCCTGCCCTTCGGCGGCTGGCTGCCGGAGGCGCGGATCAACTACGTGCGGAAGACGGCCGCGGACATCAACCGCGCGCTGCTGGCCTGGGTGGACCAGGGAGGAGACCGGCCGTTCTTCGCGTTCGCCAACTACATGGACGCGCACGACCCCTACCGGCCCCAGCCGCCCTTCGACACCCTGTTCGCGAGCCCGACGTACGGGCCGATGCTGCCGACCCGCGCCGACGGTCCCGGGCTCGATCGCCCCCGGGAAATGCGCCCGTACGACCAGGCCATCGCCTCACTGGACCACGACCTGGGGCAGCTGTTCGCGGGACTGGCGGCGCGGGGACTGCTCGAGCGCACGATCGTGATCGTGACGGCGGACCACGGCGAGGCCTTCGGCGAGCACGGCATCTACGGGCATGGCAGCACCCTGTACCTTCCGATGCTCCAGGTCCCGCTATTGGTGGCCGGCCCCGGGGTCCCGGCGGGGCTCCGGGTGCCGGCGTGGGTCAGCCTGCAGGCCCTGGCCCCCACCATCATGGCGCTGGCGGCCCCCGACGCTCCGCAGCCCTTCCCGGCCGCTCCCCTGTCCCACGCCTGGGGCGCCCCGGACCCGGCTGCCGACACGCTCTACGCGGGCTCGCGCTTCGCTGCCAACAATCCGCCCTGGTATCCCACCTCAAAAGGCACCCTGCACGGACTCCTCGCCGGGAACGACCTGCTGGTGCGCGAGGCGGACGGTCGCCGGGAGCTGTATGACCTCGCCACCGACCCGCTCACCTCGTCGGACCTGATCGGGACCCCTACGGGGATGGCCCGGGCGGATGCCCTGGGTGCCGTCCTCACCGCGCAGGTGGGCCCGGCGCGGCTCCATACGGGCTACCGGCCCGCGCCATGA
- a CDS encoding sulfatase encodes MNGRDTPGPRDLLLLATGCGLVAGLLESASQFIRHACCDGMLPLGWFTLWMPAVANAAFFLLAGAVLVLLAAVRPGLVTLPRALLVFLFLTAAAALRVLDATLSVYTVDLLALGCAVQGSRALGARPDRVRRWLPTVTLLAGAVTALLALGVSGGYWLRERRALAALPAARPGAPNVLLLVLDTARRLNVSAYGYTRPTTPGLAALAARGARFDNAISTAPWTLPGHAGIFTGRWAHELSASWTIPLDDSTLTLAEALSARGYRTAGVVANVSYAGRSVGLGRGFAHFEDVPVSLTQMARSAAWTSWLTSRRWVKPLLAPYYKGYHRKTAAEVNAALLAWLDRAPGRPYFAFLNYFDAHDPYLPAAPFDTAFGTPPYPPPRPSRHGGDHPDDRPREERAYDQALATLDREISRLLDSLAARGELERTLVIVTGDHGEEFGEHGLYGHGHTLNQQALNVGAILALPEQIPAGVVVGDRVSLRDLPATILDLAAPGGANPFPGASLARFWLKGSATPDTLYVQTRLARNRPTWDATSLGDLQGVVVGDLHLIRQADGGIALYDLATDSLETRNLAPLPAWSTQRAALTEQLDRVMGPPVRRAP; translated from the coding sequence ATGAACGGGCGCGATACGCCAGGCCCGCGGGATCTCCTGCTCCTGGCCACCGGGTGCGGGCTGGTCGCCGGCCTGCTGGAATCCGCGAGCCAGTTCATCCGCCACGCCTGCTGCGACGGGATGCTCCCGCTGGGGTGGTTCACCCTGTGGATGCCCGCGGTGGCCAACGCCGCGTTCTTCCTGCTGGCGGGTGCCGTCCTGGTGCTGCTGGCGGCGGTCCGCCCCGGACTGGTGACCCTGCCGCGGGCACTGCTCGTGTTCCTGTTCCTGACGGCTGCGGCGGCCCTCCGCGTCCTCGATGCCACGCTCTCCGTCTACACCGTGGACCTCCTGGCGCTCGGCTGTGCCGTGCAGGGGTCACGCGCGCTGGGCGCGCGGCCGGACCGGGTGCGCCGATGGCTGCCGACGGTGACGCTGCTCGCGGGGGCGGTCACCGCCCTGCTCGCCCTCGGGGTCTCGGGGGGCTACTGGCTGCGGGAGCGCCGCGCGCTGGCCGCGCTGCCGGCGGCCCGCCCCGGCGCGCCCAACGTCTTACTGCTGGTGCTCGACACGGCCCGGCGGCTCAACGTGAGCGCCTACGGCTACACGCGACCGACGACGCCCGGCCTCGCCGCCCTGGCGGCGCGGGGCGCGCGCTTCGACAATGCCATCAGCACCGCGCCCTGGACCCTGCCGGGCCACGCGGGGATCTTCACCGGGCGCTGGGCGCACGAGCTCAGCGCCAGCTGGACTATTCCGCTGGATGACTCGACGCTCACGCTGGCGGAGGCCCTGTCGGCGCGTGGGTACCGGACGGCCGGCGTCGTGGCCAACGTCTCCTACGCGGGGCGGAGCGTCGGGCTGGGGCGCGGCTTCGCCCACTTCGAGGATGTGCCGGTGAGCCTCACCCAGATGGCCCGGAGCGCCGCCTGGACCAGCTGGCTCACCAGCCGCCGCTGGGTGAAGCCGCTGCTCGCCCCGTACTACAAGGGCTACCACCGCAAGACCGCGGCGGAGGTCAACGCGGCGCTGCTCGCCTGGCTCGACCGGGCGCCGGGCCGGCCGTACTTCGCGTTCCTCAACTACTTCGACGCGCACGATCCCTACCTCCCGGCGGCGCCCTTTGATACGGCCTTCGGGACCCCGCCGTATCCCCCGCCCCGTCCCAGCCGCCACGGCGGCGACCACCCGGACGACCGCCCGCGGGAGGAGCGCGCCTACGACCAGGCGCTGGCCACCCTGGACCGGGAGATCAGCCGGCTGCTGGACAGCCTGGCGGCGCGGGGGGAACTGGAGCGGACGCTGGTGATCGTGACGGGGGACCACGGGGAGGAATTCGGCGAGCACGGGCTGTACGGGCACGGCCACACCCTCAACCAGCAGGCGCTGAACGTGGGGGCGATCCTTGCGCTCCCCGAACAAATCCCGGCGGGCGTAGTTGTGGGGGATCGGGTCAGCCTCCGGGACCTGCCGGCCACGATCCTGGACCTGGCGGCCCCTGGGGGGGCCAACCCCTTTCCAGGGGCCTCGCTGGCCCGCTTCTGGCTGAAGGGAAGCGCCACGCCGGACACCCTGTACGTCCAGACCCGCCTGGCCCGGAACCGACCGACCTGGGATGCGACGAGTCTGGGCGACCTGCAGGGTGTCGTGGTGGGAGACCTCCACCTGATCCGGCAGGCCGATGGCGGGATCGCGCTCTATGACCTCGCCACCGATTCACTGGAAACCCGCAACCTGGCGCCGCTCCCTGCGTGGAGCACCCAGCGGGCCGCCCTCACCGAGCAGCTGGACCGGGTCATGGGCCCGCCGGTGCGTCGCGCGCCCTGA
- a CDS encoding sulfatase — protein MPRLRRFLAIALSTGLLAGFLELAGHWIRHALLHEFLFLGPDVLWTAPLVNAVLFLGLGFICWVAAQFWSRITSATLVGTGLFLGTFGMLYIFAQLHRVAALALALGVGVQAGRWAAGLGEERLTAVTRRALPILAGAVLLLFAGVRGRQALAERAATRALGPAGLRAPNVLLIVLDTVRAFNLELYGYGRATMPGLARFAAGGTTFDRAFSTAPWTLPSHASMFTGHWAHELRADWLEPLEPGPPTIAEALGRAGYYSAGISGNLNYVSAEVGLARGFVTFEDYVLSPGLLLRNSSLVRVVSRNRTVKRFLGAEDALGRKGAAEINRSASRFLDRRPTDRPFFLFLNYYDAHRPYLPPAPYDRMFVPEGTQPDPRPARTAQPGDTARVEKTAWAVNAYDGGLAFLDRELGQLLADLERRGLLDSTIVIITSDHGEEFGEHGLFDHGNSLYRQAMQVPLVVRYPARLPAGGRVGTPVSLRDLPATILDLAGIRGGPAFPGRSLTRALGDTVPADSLLGGVRRAIRQPEFYPAAQGNLAVLTSEGLRYIRNLDTRDERLFDFERDPLEAHNLAPDSVGQARLPVFRAMMDRVHFLP, from the coding sequence ATGCCCCGTCTTCGCCGGTTTCTCGCCATCGCCCTCAGCACCGGCCTCCTGGCGGGTTTCCTCGAGCTTGCCGGTCACTGGATCCGCCACGCCCTGCTCCACGAGTTCCTGTTCCTCGGGCCGGACGTGCTGTGGACGGCGCCGCTCGTCAACGCCGTGCTGTTCCTCGGCCTGGGGTTCATCTGCTGGGTGGCGGCGCAGTTCTGGTCACGGATCACCAGCGCCACGCTGGTGGGCACCGGGCTGTTTCTCGGCACGTTCGGGATGCTCTACATCTTCGCGCAACTGCACCGGGTGGCGGCGCTGGCCCTGGCCCTGGGCGTCGGCGTCCAGGCGGGACGGTGGGCGGCCGGGCTCGGTGAGGAGCGCCTCACGGCGGTGACCCGGCGAGCCCTGCCGATCCTGGCCGGCGCGGTGCTGCTGCTGTTTGCCGGGGTGCGGGGCCGCCAGGCGCTGGCCGAGCGCGCGGCCACCCGGGCGCTGGGACCGGCAGGCCTGCGGGCCCCCAACGTGCTGCTCATCGTCCTGGATACGGTGCGGGCGTTCAACCTGGAGCTCTACGGCTACGGACGCGCGACGATGCCCGGGCTGGCGCGGTTCGCCGCGGGCGGGACGACGTTCGACCGCGCCTTTTCCACCGCGCCATGGACGCTCCCCTCGCACGCCTCGATGTTCACAGGACACTGGGCGCACGAGCTGCGCGCTGACTGGCTGGAGCCCCTGGAGCCGGGGCCGCCGACCATCGCCGAAGCGCTCGGCCGCGCGGGCTATTACTCCGCCGGCATCTCGGGCAACCTCAACTACGTCTCGGCGGAGGTCGGGCTGGCGCGCGGGTTCGTCACCTTCGAGGACTACGTCCTCAGCCCGGGGCTGCTGTTGCGCAACAGCTCCCTGGTCCGGGTGGTGAGCCGCAACCGCACCGTGAAGCGGTTCCTCGGGGCCGAGGACGCCCTGGGGCGGAAGGGGGCGGCCGAGATCAACCGGAGCGCCTCGCGGTTCCTCGACCGCCGGCCGACCGACCGTCCCTTCTTCCTGTTCCTCAACTACTACGACGCCCACCGGCCCTACCTGCCGCCGGCGCCCTACGACCGGATGTTCGTGCCGGAGGGCACCCAGCCCGACCCGCGCCCCGCGCGCACCGCCCAGCCGGGCGACACGGCGCGGGTGGAGAAGACCGCCTGGGCGGTGAACGCGTACGATGGCGGGCTGGCCTTCCTGGACCGGGAGCTCGGGCAGCTGCTGGCCGACCTGGAGCGCCGCGGGCTGCTCGACAGCACGATCGTGATCATCACCTCGGACCATGGCGAGGAATTCGGCGAGCACGGACTGTTCGATCATGGCAACAGCCTCTACCGCCAGGCGATGCAGGTGCCGCTGGTGGTCCGCTACCCGGCGCGGCTCCCCGCCGGCGGGCGGGTGGGGACCCCGGTGAGCCTGCGCGACCTGCCGGCGACCATCCTCGACCTCGCGGGGATTCGCGGTGGTCCGGCGTTTCCCGGGCGCTCGCTGACCCGCGCCCTCGGTGACACGGTGCCGGCGGACTCACTGCTGGGCGGGGTGCGGCGCGCGATCCGGCAGCCCGAGTTCTATCCCGCCGCCCAGGGCAACCTCGCCGTGCTCACGAGCGAGGGGCTGCGCTACATCCGCAACCTCGACACCCGGGACGAACGCCTCTTCGACTTCGAGCGCGATCCGCTGGAGGCGCACAACCTGGCGCCGGACAGCGTGGGGCAGGCCCGGCTTCCCGTCTTCCGCGCGATGATGGACCGCGTCCACTTTCTCCCATGA
- a CDS encoding sulfatase-like hydrolase/transferase — protein sequence MTQTTPARPMDGARLLLWTGLLTGLVEGAILTFRRFVQHQSVWAPADVLWMAPLVYLTAAIPLAVAAALAIRLAPRLCSWARLAGVAGFLGAAVLSALLFGGLLHWSAHLLLAVGIGLQYSRRVAPPALAGRRLPWLVAAVLLVAVGFVAGNRLRERRAVRGAASGRGPNVLLIIWDTVRAESLSLYGYARPTTPETLRRATSGVTFEQAMSTAPWTLGSHAGMFTGLYTQDLSVGWRTPLRTSAPTLAGELASRGYRTGGFVANLVAASRESGLARGFGRYEDFPFTVGTAVRSTLLGQRLDRWRPFFRGGMRIYEPLRAAAITDNFLAWEGRGEGPWFAFLNYFDAHDPYYPPPGYRARFNGPVKLIDKYDGAIALLDQEVARLLDTLAARGVLDSTIVILTSDHGELFGEHGLHQHGNSLYSQVLHVPLVIWAPGRVPAGRRIPREVSLRDLPATVFDLAYPGEPHPFPGATLARAWRDSAAPPDTILAGVPKGVNTPATEPVTRGNMSAVLSGGLHYIVNGDGALELFDRRADPSETHDLAAEPARRGTIDTLHDALRARIPATWHADTARGRRP from the coding sequence ATGACCCAAACCACCCCCGCCCGTCCCATGGATGGCGCGCGCCTGCTGCTGTGGACCGGCCTGCTCACCGGCCTGGTCGAGGGCGCGATCCTCACCTTCCGCCGGTTCGTGCAGCACCAGTCCGTGTGGGCGCCGGCCGACGTCCTCTGGATGGCGCCCCTGGTGTACCTGACGGCGGCGATCCCCCTCGCGGTGGCCGCGGCCCTGGCCATCCGCCTGGCCCCGCGCCTGTGTTCCTGGGCCCGCCTGGCGGGCGTGGCGGGGTTCCTGGGCGCGGCGGTGCTCTCGGCGTTGTTGTTCGGAGGCCTGCTGCACTGGTCGGCGCACCTGCTGCTGGCCGTCGGGATCGGGCTCCAGTACAGCCGTCGCGTGGCCCCGCCGGCGCTGGCCGGCCGCCGCCTGCCGTGGCTGGTCGCCGCGGTGCTGCTGGTGGCGGTCGGATTCGTCGCGGGTAACCGGCTGCGGGAACGACGCGCCGTGCGCGGCGCGGCGTCGGGCCGCGGCCCGAACGTGCTGCTGATCATCTGGGACACGGTGCGGGCGGAGAGCCTCAGCCTGTACGGCTACGCCCGCCCCACCACGCCGGAGACGCTCCGCCGCGCGACCTCGGGCGTGACCTTCGAACAGGCCATGAGCACCGCGCCGTGGACCCTTGGCTCGCACGCGGGGATGTTCACCGGCCTGTACACGCAGGACCTCTCGGTAGGCTGGCGGACGCCCCTGCGCACCAGCGCGCCGACCCTCGCCGGGGAGCTCGCCTCGCGCGGGTACCGGACCGGGGGCTTCGTGGCCAACCTGGTGGCGGCCTCGCGCGAAAGCGGGCTGGCCCGCGGCTTCGGGCGCTACGAGGACTTCCCGTTCACGGTGGGCACCGCCGTGCGCAGCACCCTGCTCGGGCAGCGGCTGGATCGCTGGCGCCCCTTCTTCCGGGGAGGGATGCGCATCTACGAACCGCTGCGGGCGGCGGCGATCACCGACAACTTCCTGGCATGGGAAGGGCGCGGCGAGGGGCCGTGGTTCGCCTTCCTCAACTACTTCGACGCGCACGATCCCTACTACCCGCCGCCCGGCTACCGGGCGCGGTTCAACGGACCGGTCAAGCTCATCGACAAGTATGACGGGGCCATCGCCCTGCTCGACCAGGAGGTGGCGCGCCTGCTCGACACCCTCGCGGCCCGGGGGGTGCTCGACAGCACGATCGTGATCCTGACGTCCGACCACGGGGAGCTCTTCGGGGAGCACGGCCTGCACCAGCATGGCAACAGCCTCTACAGTCAGGTGCTGCACGTGCCCCTGGTGATCTGGGCGCCGGGGCGGGTGCCGGCGGGGCGGCGGATCCCGCGCGAGGTGAGCCTGCGCGACCTCCCCGCGACGGTGTTCGACCTGGCCTATCCGGGGGAGCCGCATCCGTTCCCGGGAGCCACGCTGGCCCGCGCCTGGCGCGACAGCGCCGCGCCCCCGGACACGATCCTCGCCGGGGTGCCCAAAGGGGTGAACACGCCCGCGACGGAGCCGGTGACCCGGGGCAACATGAGCGCGGTCCTCAGCGGCGGGCTGCATTACATCGTGAATGGTGACGGGGCGCTGGAGCTGTTCGATCGCCGGGCCGACCCGTCCGAGACGCACGACCTCGCGGCCGAGCCGGCGCGACGCGGGACCATCGATACCCTGCACGACGCGCTGCGTGCCAGGATCCCCGCCACATGGCACGCGGACACCGCGCGGGGCCGGCGCCCGTGA
- a CDS encoding sulfatase, translated as MARGHRAGPAPVSPRAPSATDLLRLGLWLGLVVGLVEGVEWLALGLIPGALSWRTGNSSYAIWMAPLVMGTLGLALGAMAALAAAPARQPRRWDLGLVGLVTFLGAYLVATLQGQVFSEVAALLLAAGVTTVVLRWYGARRDRLLPFCARTALPLTAVVAVLALATIGGRRLGERRALAGLPSGPGGRPNVLLLLLDTQRADHLSLYGYGRPTSPALTAFAAEAVRYANASAPSSWTLPSHAGMFTGQPLHQHRAGILRRPYLDGRFPTVAEALRDAGYGTGGFVANTFWVGRQTGLARGFTHFEDFYGTVGDALARTTLGRRLAYEVLPRFGWTAMPGRKWAPRLNRDLLAWLDGLGDRPFFAFVNYFDVHAPLAPPPPYAGRFGGDTTAGTAREIDIGAIGATMQLPPPERLEALRNAYDESILSLDAALGELFAALRARGLLENTLVIITSDHGESWGEHGMIYHGHSLYQEQTSVPLVVRWPGGRHGGRVITTPVGVTQVPATVLDALGLGHAAFPGDPLPLVERPGTVVQTELARRSSVPSNWPASRGSVAALVTDSLHYIEEEDGRAELYHLGRDPRELTDLAAEPARAPLLADFSTRLASTLAGHGLSWRSPAPRTTP; from the coding sequence ATGGCACGCGGACACCGCGCGGGGCCGGCGCCCGTGAGCCCACGCGCGCCGTCCGCCACCGACCTGCTGCGCCTCGGCCTGTGGCTGGGGCTGGTCGTGGGCCTGGTGGAGGGCGTCGAGTGGCTGGCCCTCGGCCTGATCCCCGGCGCGCTCTCCTGGCGCACCGGGAATTCCTCCTATGCCATCTGGATGGCGCCGCTGGTCATGGGCACGCTTGGCCTGGCGCTGGGTGCCATGGCGGCGCTCGCCGCGGCGCCGGCACGCCAGCCGCGGCGGTGGGATCTCGGGCTGGTCGGCCTCGTGACCTTCCTGGGCGCCTACCTGGTGGCCACGCTGCAGGGGCAGGTCTTCTCGGAGGTCGCCGCGCTCCTCCTCGCCGCGGGGGTGACGACCGTGGTGCTCCGCTGGTACGGCGCCCGGCGCGATCGGCTGCTGCCCTTCTGCGCCCGCACCGCGCTTCCGCTGACCGCCGTGGTGGCGGTGCTGGCGCTGGCCACGATCGGTGGACGCCGGCTCGGCGAACGCCGCGCGCTGGCGGGGCTGCCGTCGGGCCCGGGCGGCCGCCCGAACGTCCTGCTGCTGCTGCTCGATACCCAGCGTGCCGACCACCTGTCGCTCTACGGCTATGGCCGTCCGACCTCGCCGGCCCTGACGGCGTTCGCCGCGGAGGCGGTCCGCTACGCCAACGCCTCGGCCCCCTCGTCGTGGACGCTGCCGAGCCACGCCGGGATGTTCACCGGCCAGCCGCTGCACCAGCACCGGGCGGGCATCCTCCGCCGTCCGTACCTCGATGGCCGGTTTCCCACCGTGGCGGAGGCGCTGCGTGACGCGGGCTACGGCACCGGGGGGTTTGTCGCGAATACGTTCTGGGTCGGGCGGCAGACCGGCCTGGCCCGGGGCTTCACCCACTTCGAGGACTTCTACGGCACCGTGGGCGACGCGCTGGCCCGGACCACGCTGGGCCGGCGGCTGGCGTACGAGGTGCTGCCGCGCTTCGGGTGGACCGCGATGCCCGGACGGAAATGGGCCCCCCGGCTCAACCGGGACCTGCTCGCCTGGCTCGACGGGCTCGGCGACCGGCCCTTCTTCGCGTTCGTGAACTACTTCGACGTGCACGCGCCGCTGGCGCCGCCCCCGCCCTACGCCGGCCGCTTCGGTGGCGACACGACGGCGGGGACGGCACGCGAGATCGACATCGGGGCGATCGGCGCCACGATGCAGCTGCCGCCGCCGGAGCGGCTCGAGGCCCTGCGCAATGCCTATGACGAGTCCATCCTGTCCCTGGACGCCGCGCTGGGCGAGCTGTTCGCCGCGCTCCGCGCCCGCGGGCTGCTGGAGAACACCCTGGTGATCATCACCTCCGACCACGGCGAGAGCTGGGGGGAGCACGGGATGATCTACCATGGGCACAGCCTCTACCAGGAGCAGACGTCGGTGCCGCTCGTGGTCCGCTGGCCGGGGGGACGTCACGGTGGGCGGGTGATCACGACCCCGGTGGGGGTGACCCAGGTGCCGGCGACGGTCCTCGATGCGCTGGGGCTCGGGCACGCGGCCTTTCCCGGCGACCCGCTCCCGCTGGTGGAGCGGCCGGGGACGGTGGTCCAGACGGAGCTGGCCCGGCGCTCCTCGGTGCCGTCCAATTGGCCCGCCTCGCGCGGGTCGGTGGCCGCGCTGGTGACCGACAGCCTGCACTACATCGAGGAAGAAGACGGCCGGGCGGAGCTGTACCACCTGGGCCGTGACCCCCGGGAGCTGACGGACCTCGCCGCGGAACCGGCGCGGGCACCGCTGCTCGCGGACTTCAGCACCCGGCTGGCCTCGACCCTCGCCGGCCATGGCCTCAGCTGGCGATCCCCCGCCCCACGGACGACTCCATGA